The Shewanella sp. MTB7 genome includes a window with the following:
- the torD gene encoding molecular chaperone TorD produces the protein MNKAAINQARAMVYRLLSSLFAKEVDHQVLHELTGEQAQAFLAQLASEPAFKQDIGTLISILNTLKTDKALLELAADYCGLFLVGSKHSASPYASLYLNGSSHEAPLFGEQHQQMVLFLKQSQLQVQTSFPEPADHLAVILAYVEYLCLHSDKATQLNFIESNLNNWLDNFTAKVIECDSGQFYSALARLTQNWVASDLDDLKSEM, from the coding sequence ATGAATAAAGCGGCAATAAATCAGGCAAGAGCGATGGTCTATCGACTTCTCTCATCCCTGTTTGCTAAAGAAGTTGATCATCAAGTTTTACATGAATTAACAGGTGAGCAAGCACAAGCTTTCTTAGCACAACTTGCTAGTGAACCTGCATTCAAACAAGATATCGGCACATTAATATCTATTCTGAATACGCTAAAAACAGATAAGGCGCTATTGGAACTAGCAGCGGATTACTGTGGTTTATTCCTCGTGGGATCTAAACACAGTGCTTCGCCCTATGCCAGTTTATACCTTAATGGTAGTAGCCATGAAGCACCTCTGTTTGGAGAACAGCATCAACAGATGGTGCTCTTTCTTAAGCAGAGTCAGCTACAAGTTCAGACAAGCTTTCCTGAACCTGCCGATCATCTGGCTGTGATTTTAGCTTACGTAGAATACCTTTGTCTGCACAGTGATAAGGCGACTCAGCTGAACTTTATTGAGTCCAACCTTAATAACTGGCTCGATAACTTTACCGCTAAAGTCATCGAATGTGACAGTGGACAGTTTTACAGTGCACTTGCTCGTTTGACACAAAACTGGGTAGCATCTGATCTTGATGATTTAAAATCAGAGATGTAA